CTGGCTCGACGGACCCGGCGGGACCGGCTTCGGCAATCCGCACAGCGCGCACCGCATGGGGCGCCAGGCGAAGGCGGCGATCGAGCTCGCGCGCGACCAGGTCGCTGCGCTGTTGCCTGCGGGTGGCCGCGTGATCTTCACCTCGGGCGCGACCGAGGCGCTCAACCTCGCGATCCGCGGGTCGGGCGAGGGCGGCACCGTGTCCTATTCCGCGATCGAGCATTCGGCGGTCGGCGATACCGCGCAAGCCGCGGGCAAGAGCCATGTGCTCAATGTCGCCAGCAACGGCCAGTGCAATACGAAGCAGGACCTGCCCGCCGACACGCGGCTGGTCTGCGTGATGCAGGTCAATAACGAGATCGGCACGATCCAGCCGACGATCGAATGGCATCGCAAGGCCAAGCAGCACAATGCGCTGTTCCTGTGCGACGCGGTGCAGGCCTATGGCCGGATCGAAGTGACCGGTGCGGACATGATCGCGATTTCGGCGCACAAGTTCCACGGCCCCAAGGGCGTCGGTGCGTTGTGGCTGCGCGACGGGGTCGATCTGCACGAGGTGCAGACCGGCGGCGGGCAGGAATTCGGCCTGCGTTCGGGCACGCTCAGTCCCGCGCTGATCGCCGGGATGGGCGCCGCGGCTGCCGAGGCGAAGGACCGGATGGAGCAGGACCGCGACCATATCGATGCGCTCCGGACGCGCGCGCGCGCCCTGTTCGGCGACTGGACGCTCAACGGCAGCGAGGATGCGCGCTGGCCCGGCAATCTCAACATCCGCCGCGACGGGCTCGATGTGAACCGGCTGATGAGCGATGTCCGCGACGTGATGTTTTCCGCGGGTAGTGCCTGTGCCAGCGGCTCGGGCCGTCCCAGCCATGTGCTGAAGGCCATCGGCCTGTCCGACAAGCAGGCGAAAAGCTCGATCCGGCTCGGCTTCGGGCGCTACACCACCATGGAAGAGATCGAGGAAGCGGCGGGCAAGATCAACGCTGCAGCGGAGGCGCAAGGGCTGTGAAGATCGAATTCGTTACCGCGACCGACGAGGTGGTGACCGCCGAGGCCGAACCGGGCGACAACCTCCTGCGCGTCGCGCAGGCCGCGGGGCTCCCGCTCGAGGGGGACCTGCGAAGGCCAGATGGCCTGTTCGACCTGCCATGTGATCGTCGAACCCCACTGGTTCGACCTGCTCCATGAAGCGAGCGAGGAGGAAGAGGACATGCTCGACCTCGCCGCCGGCGTCGCGCGCACCAGCCGCCTGTCGTGCCAGATCGACCTCACCCCCGAACTCGACGGGTTGAAGGTGCGCATTCCTGCCGAAAGCTACGATATGAGCCGCTAGGCCCGGCGTCAGGCTTCTTCGGCCGCCGTCAGATCCATCCGCACTTCGCGTTCGCGGGGAAGATAGGCAGGAACCGGTTCGCGCTCGGCCGCAGCATCCATTTCCGAAGCGGCGCGCAGCATGTGTTCGCGCAGCCGGCAATGCATGTCCCACCCGCATTTTGGATCGGTCGAGCGGGCCATGAAGCGCACCGTCATCGCCTGCGCGTTCTGCGCGATGACCTGGCATTTCGCGTCTTCGGGATCGACGACATCCTCGTCATTCTCCACGAATTCGCGGAACGGCTGGCGCAGCGCCTCGACATCGGCGCGATTGTCGAATTCGAGCTCGACATGCATCATCAGCCGCGATTCCTGCTTGGTCCAGTTCTCGAAACTGTCGCTGGTGAAATCGCTGACCGGCGCGATCAGGCGGCGTTCGTCCCAGGTGCGCAGCCGCAGATGGGTGAAACCGATCTTCTCGACATAGCACCATTGCCCGTCATAGCGGATCGCATCGCCGATGCGGGCGGTCTGGGCGAAGGCGATCTGCACGCTCGCCATGATGTCGCCCAGCACCTTGCGCGCGGCAAAGGCCAGCACGAGGCCCAGGATGCCCGCCGAGGCCATGATCGAGAACCCCAGCGTGCTCGACAGATTGCTGGCGACCAGCAGGAAGCCGATGCCGGCCAGCAGGATCATGACGGTCACGATCCGCCGGACCGCGCTCATCTTGGTATAGAAATTGCGGTCGGGATTGTTCTCGGGGGATTCTAGTTCATCGGTGCGCTGCGAGGTCGCGAAATCGAACAGCGCCTCGATCACCGACAGCGCGATGCCGACGATGGCCGCGATGATCAGCACCAGCTGGAGCGGATCGAGCAGGTCCTTGACCGGGCCCGACAGGCGGAACAGCGTCAGCCGCACCAGCGCAAAGGTGCCCGCGAAGGCCAGCAGCG
This genomic window from Qipengyuania sp. HL-TH1 contains:
- a CDS encoding cysteine desulfurase family protein — its product is MIYLDYQATTPLAPEARDAMLRWLDGPGGTGFGNPHSAHRMGRQAKAAIELARDQVAALLPAGGRVIFTSGATEALNLAIRGSGEGGTVSYSAIEHSAVGDTAQAAGKSHVLNVASNGQCNTKQDLPADTRLVCVMQVNNEIGTIQPTIEWHRKAKQHNALFLCDAVQAYGRIEVTGADMIAISAHKFHGPKGVGALWLRDGVDLHEVQTGGGQEFGLRSGTLSPALIAGMGAAAAEAKDRMEQDRDHIDALRTRARALFGDWTLNGSEDARWPGNLNIRRDGLDVNRLMSDVRDVMFSAGSACASGSGRPSHVLKAIGLSDKQAKSSIRLGFGRYTTMEEIEEAAGKINAAAEAQGL
- a CDS encoding mechanosensitive ion channel family protein — encoded protein: MGNRHTSFIRVLIALFYALFAFQAVAQSDRTVAEDSKAFVYEVERLENGTPAGRIPLDLDTPMGLMESFMAAGEDGDWSRAAAALDLANVDAAERDPDRFAARLYDLMHRSVAFDWALLPDRPDAVDTTTTSKDPMAGVARRSLTIGHLELANRTVPIRLARVQAPGGEPVWVFSRQTVENVPALYDIYGPTRFEKSLPPVLRQQAFWTLAWWEAIALPLILFVGALAAALTYLGIARLRRRQEEDSRLYGVWQAIHVPATLLAFAGTFALVRLTLFRLSGPVKDLLDPLQLVLIIAAIVGIALSVIEALFDFATSQRTDELESPENNPDRNFYTKMSAVRRIVTVMILLAGIGFLLVASNLSSTLGFSIMASAGILGLVLAFAARKVLGDIMASVQIAFAQTARIGDAIRYDGQWCYVEKIGFTHLRLRTWDERRLIAPVSDFTSDSFENWTKQESRLMMHVELEFDNRADVEALRQPFREFVENDEDVVDPEDAKCQVIAQNAQAMTVRFMARSTDPKCGWDMHCRLREHMLRAASEMDAAAEREPVPAYLPREREVRMDLTAAEEA